One region of Azoarcus sp. CIB genomic DNA includes:
- the tnpB gene encoding IS66 family insertion sequence element accessory protein TnpB (TnpB, as the term is used for proteins encoded by IS66 family insertion elements, is considered an accessory protein, since TnpC, encoded by a neighboring gene, is a DDE family transposase.), protein MIGLPAGTRIWLVAGVTDMRRGMDGLAAIVQGALTENPFSGHVFIFRGRRGDLVKLLWWSGDGLCLFAKRLERGRFIWPQATAGAVHLTAAQLSMLLEGIDWRRPERTWQPDCAA, encoded by the coding sequence ATGATTGGCTTGCCGGCAGGCACGCGCATCTGGCTTGTGGCCGGCGTGACCGACATGCGTCGCGGCATGGACGGTCTGGCGGCGATCGTGCAAGGGGCGCTCACTGAGAACCCGTTCTCCGGGCACGTCTTCATCTTCCGCGGGCGGCGGGGCGATCTCGTGAAACTGCTGTGGTGGAGCGGCGACGGGCTGTGCCTGTTCGCGAAGCGCCTCGAACGGGGGCGCTTCATCTGGCCGCAGGCGACCGCGGGGGCGGTGCATCTGACCGCAGCGCAGCTGTCGATGCTGCTCGAAGGCATCGACTGGCGTCGGCCCGAGCGGACCTGGCAGCCCGACTGCGCGGCCTGA
- a CDS encoding transposase, with protein sequence MATNSITRVTRKGRPNYPIDFKRHLAALACEPGVSVAKLALEHGINANLLFKWRRHYRAGWFGEPGPAHHAAPRPRVGEAPKLLPVMTVSPTVGLQLASKSVKPAAALEIVIGGATVRVLGEVSRDALRTVLDCLAERA encoded by the coding sequence TTGGCCACGAATAGCATCACCCGGGTGACCCGCAAGGGGCGGCCGAACTACCCGATCGACTTCAAACGCCACCTTGCCGCGCTCGCCTGCGAGCCGGGGGTCTCGGTGGCTAAGCTCGCCCTCGAACACGGCATCAACGCGAACCTGCTGTTCAAATGGCGTCGTCACTACCGTGCCGGGTGGTTCGGCGAGCCGGGCCCGGCGCATCACGCGGCCCCTCGGCCGCGTGTGGGTGAAGCGCCGAAACTGCTGCCGGTGATGACCGTGTCGCCGACAGTCGGCCTGCAGTTGGCGTCGAAGAGCGTCAAGCCGGCAGCCGCGCTCGAGATCGTTATCGGCGGCGCGACCGTGCGGGTGCTCGGCGAGGTCAGTCGCGACGCACTGCGTACGGTCCTCGACTGTCTGGCCGAGCGGGCATGA
- a CDS encoding organic hydroperoxide resistance protein: protein MSVLYSTKVTAVGGRNGTVLSDDGLLNLQLALPSGLGGKGGATNPEQLFAAGYAACFGNAVIHGTRNKETKVRDNDIEVVATVGMAPNGSGGFGLTVALDVTIAGVDQANAEEIVAEAHKICPYSNATKGNIDVVLSVHTR, encoded by the coding sequence ATGAGTGTGCTGTATTCCACCAAGGTCACCGCCGTCGGAGGCCGCAACGGCACTGTGCTCAGCGACGATGGTCTGCTGAACCTGCAACTAGCCTTGCCTTCTGGGCTTGGGGGCAAAGGCGGTGCGACGAATCCCGAGCAACTGTTCGCGGCGGGTTACGCGGCCTGCTTCGGCAATGCCGTCATCCACGGCACGCGCAACAAAGAGACGAAGGTCCGGGACAACGACATTGAGGTAGTCGCCACTGTGGGCATGGCCCCGAACGGTAGTGGCGGCTTCGGCCTGACCGTCGCGCTGGATGTGACCATCGCTGGCGTCGACCAGGCCAATGCCGAGGAAATCGTCGCCGAGGCGCACAAGATCTGCCCGTACTCGAACGCGACGAAGGGAAATATCGACGTTGTGCTGTCAGTGCATACACGCTGA
- a CDS encoding VOC family protein, with the protein MSVRLSALSHIRAIVDDADAAVRLLGDVFDAPVLKRVSSSLQQESATRILHAGLGDVRLQFIQPGPAGTRLHRQLKDQGPQVDGLAFFVEDLASAVTELAQEGIAILERSDIVLQAATGPVEAPVCVFATMERLGFNIELIEGASGSSKVAGDDEPPGDALFGNLSPLLHVELAVDDLDDPCALLQRLFGSGKVESSFAQFLSSLGSLDIVHVNLGNVVLQYCRPKTEDSPWAQLLARRGRAIHNITWLVRDMPATVAALARQDVQDLRSFSLDFGKLVGRENLPEHLAPQRIVDLMPRLGFHMELTEAFASNIDDFIFNPFGNWKARPQCP; encoded by the coding sequence ATGTCGGTACGACTCTCGGCCCTGAGCCATATCAGAGCCATTGTGGATGACGCCGATGCCGCGGTGCGCTTGCTCGGCGATGTTTTCGACGCCCCGGTGTTGAAACGGGTATCTTCATCTTTGCAACAGGAGAGTGCGACGCGGATATTGCATGCGGGGCTCGGTGACGTCCGGCTGCAGTTCATCCAGCCGGGGCCGGCGGGCACACGACTTCATCGGCAACTCAAGGATCAGGGGCCGCAGGTTGATGGCTTGGCGTTTTTCGTCGAGGACCTGGCGTCCGCGGTGACTGAACTTGCGCAGGAGGGCATCGCCATCCTCGAACGCTCGGACATTGTGTTGCAGGCCGCCACAGGTCCAGTCGAGGCGCCGGTCTGTGTGTTTGCGACGATGGAGCGTCTCGGCTTCAACATCGAGCTGATCGAGGGCGCCAGCGGCAGTTCGAAGGTTGCGGGCGACGATGAGCCGCCGGGCGATGCGCTGTTCGGTAATTTGTCCCCCCTTTTGCATGTCGAACTCGCCGTCGATGATCTGGACGATCCCTGCGCGCTGTTGCAGCGGTTGTTCGGCTCCGGGAAGGTCGAGAGCAGCTTCGCTCAATTTCTCAGTAGCCTGGGTTCCCTCGATATCGTCCATGTGAATCTGGGCAATGTGGTTCTTCAATACTGCCGCCCGAAGACAGAGGACTCCCCCTGGGCGCAATTGCTGGCGCGCCGAGGCCGCGCCATTCACAACATCACCTGGCTGGTGCGCGACATGCCCGCGACCGTGGCGGCGCTGGCGCGACAGGATGTGCAGGATCTGCGCAGTTTCTCCCTCGATTTCGGCAAACTGGTCGGTCGCGAGAACCTGCCGGAACATCTCGCTCCGCAGCGGATCGTTGATCTGATGCCAAGGCTCGGCTTCCATATGGAATTGACCGAAGCCTTTGCAAGCAATATCGACGACTTCATTTTCAACCCTTTCGGCAACTGGAAAGCGCGTCCGCAGTGCCCTTGA
- a CDS encoding enoyl-CoA hydratase/isomerase family protein: MNYNCLDLEQRGPVLWVTLNRPQVLNALNLELVDELGSLFIGLYTREDIRVVVMRGAGRAFCAGLDLTEHGEQAGTLSVSEGLAATRRYRDIAIAMRRCPQPIIGLLNGPACGGGFALALATDVRIATPSLRMNAAFIRIGFSACDMGLSYFLPRMVGSSVAAEYMLTGRFIDAQRAYELGLVSRVVESEQLDGEANALIEDMLRASPLGLRLTKEALGHAIDGQSLEAVIAMEDRNQTLCAHGEDFREAMMAFIEKRQPRYATTG; the protein is encoded by the coding sequence ATGAACTACAACTGTCTCGATTTGGAGCAGCGGGGGCCGGTACTCTGGGTCACGCTGAACCGGCCACAGGTACTGAATGCACTGAACCTCGAACTGGTCGATGAACTGGGATCCTTGTTCATCGGCCTGTACACCCGCGAGGATATTCGCGTCGTGGTCATGCGTGGCGCGGGCCGGGCCTTCTGTGCCGGGCTCGATCTGACCGAGCATGGCGAGCAGGCCGGCACCCTTTCGGTGTCGGAGGGCTTGGCGGCGACCCGCCGCTACCGCGACATCGCCATCGCCATGCGCCGCTGCCCGCAACCGATCATCGGCCTGCTCAACGGGCCAGCTTGCGGCGGTGGATTCGCCCTGGCCCTGGCGACGGATGTGCGTATCGCCACACCCAGCCTGCGCATGAACGCTGCGTTTATCCGCATCGGCTTCAGCGCCTGCGACATGGGGCTCAGCTATTTCCTGCCGCGCATGGTGGGCAGCTCGGTTGCCGCAGAATACATGCTGACCGGGCGCTTCATCGATGCGCAGCGCGCTTACGAACTGGGGCTGGTTAGCCGTGTGGTCGAGTCGGAACAACTCGATGGGGAAGCCAATGCCCTGATAGAAGACATGTTGAGGGCTTCGCCGCTCGGTCTGCGCCTGACCAAGGAGGCGCTGGGCCACGCCATCGACGGCCAGAGCCTGGAAGCGGTGATCGCCATGGAAGACCGCAACCAGACCCTGTGCGCCCATGGCGAGGATTTCCGCGAAGCCATGATGGCGTTCATCGAAAAACGCCAGCCCCGTTACGCTACGACAGGGTAG
- a CDS encoding SDR family oxidoreductase — protein sequence MLLDDLMFKPGLMRGQRILVTGGGTGLGRVMAEAFLLLGSEVYLCGRRGAVVEQTAAELMAQHGGKVVGLACDIRQPEAIAAMLDSIWDGGGPLTGLINNAAGNFVSRTEDLSPRAFDAIANIVFHGSFYVTLECGKRWLAAGRRGNVLSMVVTWVWNGSAFTVPSAMSKAGLNAMTQSLAVEWGGRGIRINAIAPGVFPTESAAARLDPTGAAKPGDDVPMRRVGQMSELANLAVYLMAPGSDYINGETIVIDGGLYPATGGNFAKLTSLTDEDWRRTRQLIDERNAADKARRTI from the coding sequence ATGTTGCTTGACGACTTGATGTTCAAACCGGGGCTGATGCGCGGGCAACGCATCCTGGTCACCGGTGGCGGGACGGGGCTGGGGCGGGTGATGGCCGAAGCCTTTCTGCTGCTGGGCAGCGAGGTCTACCTCTGCGGACGTCGTGGCGCCGTGGTCGAACAGACCGCTGCCGAACTGATGGCGCAGCATGGCGGCAAGGTGGTGGGCCTGGCCTGCGACATTCGCCAGCCCGAGGCCATCGCCGCCATGCTCGACAGCATCTGGGACGGCGGCGGACCGTTGACTGGCCTGATCAACAACGCCGCCGGGAACTTCGTCAGCCGCACCGAGGATTTGTCTCCGCGGGCCTTCGACGCGATCGCCAATATCGTCTTCCACGGTTCCTTCTACGTCACGCTGGAATGCGGCAAACGCTGGCTGGCGGCGGGACGGCGCGGCAATGTCCTGTCCATGGTGGTCACCTGGGTCTGGAACGGTTCGGCGTTCACGGTTCCGTCCGCCATGTCGAAGGCCGGCCTGAATGCGATGACGCAATCCCTGGCGGTCGAATGGGGCGGCCGCGGCATACGCATCAACGCCATCGCGCCGGGCGTTTTCCCCACCGAGAGCGCCGCCGCCAGGCTCGATCCCACCGGGGCGGCCAAACCCGGCGACGATGTGCCCATGCGGCGCGTCGGGCAGATGTCCGAACTGGCGAATCTGGCGGTCTACCTGATGGCGCCGGGCTCCGACTACATCAATGGCGAAACCATCGTGATCGACGGCGGGCTGTATCCGGCGACCGGCGGCAACTTCGCCAAGCTGACCAGCTTGACCGACGAGGATTGGCGCCGCACCCGCCAGTTGATCGACGAACGCAATGCCGCCGACAAGGCCAGGCGCACGATTTGA
- a CDS encoding enoyl-CoA hydratase-related protein — translation MSFATINVDVSGHVATLTLNHPGSRNSLSEATLREMVEALDRLRAHDEVRALILTGAGQAFCSGADLGKMDAVDVDGMSLGERAAATMDAVANPLILALQQFPLPVVAAVNGVAAGGGLALALAADIVIAARSAYFLTPFLPRLGIVPDMGATWFLPRQVGRARSLGLLLLGDRLPAEKAQEWGLVWACVDDAELMGEARNIAGRLAQAPPHRALEARRALDAADGQGLGAQLGYERDRQRELLDAPAFREGVKAFFEKRAPVFVR, via the coding sequence ATGAGCTTTGCGACGATCAATGTGGATGTTTCCGGTCATGTCGCAACGCTGACGCTGAACCACCCCGGCAGCCGGAACAGCCTGTCGGAGGCGACCCTGCGGGAAATGGTCGAGGCGCTGGATCGGCTGCGCGCGCACGATGAGGTGCGGGCATTGATTCTCACCGGAGCGGGGCAGGCGTTCTGCTCCGGCGCCGATCTCGGGAAAATGGATGCAGTCGATGTCGATGGCATGTCCCTCGGCGAGCGTGCCGCGGCGACCATGGACGCGGTCGCCAATCCGCTCATTCTGGCATTGCAGCAGTTTCCTCTACCGGTGGTAGCCGCCGTGAATGGCGTCGCCGCGGGCGGGGGATTGGCGCTGGCGCTGGCGGCGGACATCGTGATTGCCGCGCGCTCGGCCTATTTCCTTACGCCGTTTCTGCCGCGTCTGGGCATTGTGCCGGACATGGGCGCCACTTGGTTCCTGCCGCGCCAGGTCGGGCGGGCGCGCAGTCTTGGCCTGCTGCTGCTGGGCGACCGATTGCCAGCCGAGAAAGCACAGGAGTGGGGATTGGTCTGGGCCTGTGTAGACGACGCTGAGCTGATGGGTGAGGCGAGGAATATTGCAGGACGGCTGGCCCAGGCGCCGCCGCATAGAGCCCTCGAAGCGCGTCGCGCACTGGACGCGGCTGACGGCCAGGGCCTGGGGGCCCAGCTCGGCTACGAACGTGACCGGCAGCGCGAACTGCTGGACGCACCCGCCTTCAGGGAGGGCGTGAAGGCGTTCTTCGAGAAGCGTGCGCCCGTCTTCGTGCGTTGA
- a CDS encoding MmgE/PrpD family protein, with translation MNAFEPIRPEQDPAGKLAEMVVTTAFEDIPTAVVELAKRAILDTLAVTIAGSNWEVSPQIVRQVVEWSGAPQSPILVHGQRVPAPLAAFANGVMARGIDMGDVHETGGHVTEWNVPAMLAALGIAGKPVTGREFLTAYITGGELSVRVNTAMNGTAHASFGVPGEYMGPLCATASVSRLLGLSVEETWNALGIAYSNHGMSEMQKYAEGTQMARVQHSFAGETAIKAALLSRKGVTGPKGIFLGVPGGSFRHIGWSDVRPEVLTEDLGKRWIYAEGLSMKPYSACKFTHSFIAGAIEVMRLNRLDYRDIASVLCIGSEGARMTVEPREAKWNPKTVGEALYSTPYTVATAIIGGDVFLGDFTIEEVNRPDKRALMQKIAVEFDPGIKEQFEGFTVEITLQDGQVFRQRTPYVLGHTRNPMSWDDLGRKLSKCAAYAAVPLTEAKLNRLVELCTDLDQVGDVSELLNALTPSNPDRHPEEAQP, from the coding sequence ATGAACGCATTCGAACCGATCAGGCCTGAACAGGACCCCGCCGGTAAGCTGGCCGAGATGGTGGTCACCACGGCATTCGAGGATATCCCCACGGCGGTGGTCGAACTGGCGAAAAGGGCCATTCTCGACACCCTGGCCGTCACCATCGCCGGCTCCAACTGGGAAGTCAGCCCACAGATCGTGCGTCAGGTGGTGGAGTGGAGCGGCGCGCCGCAAAGCCCGATCCTCGTCCATGGCCAGCGGGTGCCGGCGCCGCTGGCGGCGTTCGCCAACGGCGTCATGGCCCGTGGCATCGACATGGGCGACGTGCATGAAACCGGCGGCCACGTCACCGAATGGAACGTCCCCGCCATGCTGGCCGCGCTGGGCATCGCCGGCAAGCCGGTCACTGGCCGGGAATTTCTCACCGCCTATATTACCGGCGGTGAATTGAGCGTCCGGGTCAATACGGCAATGAACGGCACTGCTCATGCTTCTTTTGGCGTGCCGGGCGAGTACATGGGCCCTCTCTGCGCCACGGCCTCGGTATCGCGGCTGCTCGGCCTGAGCGTCGAGGAAACCTGGAATGCCCTGGGGATCGCCTATTCGAATCACGGCATGTCGGAAATGCAGAAGTACGCCGAGGGCACGCAGATGGCGCGGGTCCAGCATTCCTTTGCTGGCGAGACCGCGATCAAGGCGGCGCTGCTGTCGCGCAAGGGCGTGACCGGGCCGAAGGGGATTTTCCTCGGCGTGCCCGGCGGCTCGTTCCGGCATATCGGCTGGAGCGACGTCCGTCCGGAAGTCCTGACCGAAGATCTCGGTAAGCGCTGGATCTATGCCGAAGGCTTGTCGATGAAGCCCTATTCGGCCTGCAAGTTCACCCATTCGTTCATCGCCGGCGCCATCGAGGTCATGCGGCTCAACCGGCTCGATTACCGGGACATCGCCAGCGTCCTGTGCATCGGCAGCGAAGGGGCGCGGATGACCGTCGAGCCTCGGGAAGCGAAATGGAACCCGAAAACCGTGGGCGAGGCGCTGTACAGCACGCCTTACACGGTGGCGACGGCGATCATCGGTGGCGACGTTTTCCTCGGCGATTTCACGATCGAGGAAGTCAATCGGCCAGACAAGCGGGCCCTGATGCAGAAGATCGCCGTCGAGTTCGATCCCGGGATCAAGGAGCAGTTCGAGGGCTTCACCGTCGAGATCACGCTGCAGGACGGGCAGGTGTTCCGGCAGCGCACGCCCTATGTGCTCGGCCACACCAGGAATCCGATGAGCTGGGACGACCTGGGCCGCAAGCTATCGAAATGCGCGGCCTATGCCGCGGTGCCGCTGACGGAGGCGAAGCTGAACAGGCTCGTCGAGCTGTGCACGGATCTCGACCAGGTCGGGGACGTGTCGGAGCTGCTGAACGCGCTCACCCCCTCGAATCCTGATCGCCATCCTGAGGAGGCGCAGCCATGA
- a CDS encoding NADP-dependent oxidoreductase, with protein MAPTGVNRQWIYKQRPQDAVGVEHFEMREVALPTAGAGQLLVRVLVASVSPGQRAWMMTDTYRPRLQPGEVMASYGLAEVVESRSEGFTPGDIVDGDFGWQDYAVVAPGAVRRRQAGIPLEWLVGVLNLTGFAAHVGLFEVARPRPGETVVVSGAGGATGCVAVQLAKLAGCRVVAIAGGAAKGQWLVEELGADAAVDYKSGDLDGQLQAACPEGIDVYFDNTGGEILAAVLARMNAHGRVACCGSVSQYNQDDWGEGPRGVPGVLVAKRIRMQGFVVFDHLHRRPNVESGFLELLRSGKLKAPVQTVDGLENAPQALIDLLEGRNRGKMMVSVASPRQPR; from the coding sequence ATGGCTCCGACCGGCGTCAATCGGCAGTGGATCTACAAGCAGCGCCCGCAAGATGCCGTGGGCGTCGAACATTTCGAAATGCGGGAGGTTGCGCTACCCACAGCCGGGGCCGGCCAGCTTCTGGTGCGCGTACTGGTTGCTTCGGTGTCGCCGGGGCAACGTGCCTGGATGATGACCGATACCTACCGGCCGCGCTTGCAGCCGGGCGAGGTGATGGCTTCCTACGGGCTCGCCGAGGTAGTGGAATCGCGCAGCGAGGGCTTCACGCCCGGCGACATCGTGGATGGTGACTTCGGCTGGCAGGATTATGCCGTTGTCGCGCCCGGGGCGGTTCGCCGGCGGCAGGCCGGGATACCACTTGAATGGCTGGTGGGGGTACTGAACCTGACCGGCTTCGCGGCGCATGTGGGCCTGTTTGAGGTGGCAAGGCCGCGGCCCGGCGAGACCGTGGTGGTGTCCGGCGCCGGAGGAGCGACCGGCTGCGTCGCCGTGCAACTGGCGAAGCTGGCCGGCTGCCGTGTCGTGGCGATCGCTGGCGGTGCCGCCAAGGGCCAGTGGCTGGTCGAGGAGTTGGGCGCGGACGCGGCCGTCGATTACAAATCGGGCGATCTGGACGGGCAGTTGCAGGCGGCGTGCCCCGAAGGCATCGACGTCTATTTCGACAACACCGGTGGCGAGATCCTCGCTGCGGTGCTTGCCCGCATGAATGCCCACGGCCGCGTGGCCTGTTGCGGCTCGGTTTCCCAGTACAACCAGGACGATTGGGGTGAAGGACCCCGCGGCGTTCCTGGCGTGTTGGTGGCCAAGCGCATCCGGATGCAGGGTTTCGTCGTTTTCGACCATCTGCATCGGCGCCCGAACGTGGAGTCCGGATTCCTGGAACTGCTTCGCAGCGGCAAATTGAAAGCACCGGTGCAGACCGTGGATGGGTTGGAGAACGCGCCCCAGGCCTTGATCGATCTGCTCGAAGGGCGCAATCGCGGAAAAATGATGGTCAGCGTCGCCTCCCCGCGACAACCCCGCTAG
- a CDS encoding NADP-dependent oxidoreductase encodes MPTTEINRQWIYAQRPSGAVGLEHFQWREAAIPTLGPGQALVRLRALSVDPAQRAWMMTRTYRPQLQPGEVMAAFGIGEVVESNTPGLAPGDLVDGDLGWQDFAVVTPESVRRRDKDQTLEHLVGVLGITGLTAFFGLLDVGDPRPGETVVVSGAAGAVGCIAVQIARLAGCRVVGIAGGAEKCRWLEEELGVDAAVDYKAGNLYEALKAACPNGVDVYFDNTGGEILEMALALMNTHGRVACCGAVSQYNQAEWGGGPRGVPGVLVAKRIRMEGFLVMDFYKQRKAAEKVLANWIRSGQLKTPMDVVEGLENAPQALIDLLHGKNRGKMMVRVG; translated from the coding sequence ATGCCAACAACAGAAATCAATCGCCAATGGATTTACGCGCAGCGCCCGAGCGGGGCTGTCGGACTTGAACACTTCCAGTGGCGCGAGGCGGCAATCCCGACTCTCGGCCCTGGTCAGGCCTTGGTCCGCCTGCGCGCGCTGTCGGTCGATCCGGCGCAGCGCGCCTGGATGATGACCCGGACCTACCGGCCGCAATTGCAGCCCGGCGAGGTCATGGCGGCTTTCGGCATCGGCGAGGTCGTGGAATCCAATACCCCCGGGCTGGCCCCCGGCGATCTGGTGGACGGCGACCTGGGCTGGCAGGATTTTGCTGTCGTCACGCCGGAAAGCGTCCGGCGGCGGGATAAGGATCAGACGCTGGAGCACCTGGTTGGTGTTCTCGGCATCACCGGTCTCACCGCGTTCTTCGGCCTGCTCGATGTGGGCGATCCGCGGCCGGGGGAAACCGTCGTGGTTTCCGGCGCGGCCGGTGCGGTGGGCTGCATCGCGGTGCAGATCGCCCGGCTCGCCGGCTGCCGCGTGGTCGGCATCGCCGGCGGCGCCGAGAAGTGCCGCTGGCTCGAGGAAGAGCTGGGTGTCGATGCTGCCGTCGACTACAAGGCCGGCAATTTGTACGAGGCCTTGAAGGCGGCGTGTCCGAACGGAGTGGACGTGTACTTCGACAATACCGGCGGCGAAATCCTCGAGATGGCGCTGGCGCTGATGAATACCCATGGCCGCGTTGCCTGTTGCGGCGCGGTGTCGCAGTACAACCAGGCGGAATGGGGCGGCGGTCCGCGCGGCGTGCCGGGCGTGCTGGTGGCCAAGCGCATCCGCATGGAAGGCTTCCTGGTGATGGATTTCTACAAGCAGCGCAAGGCAGCCGAGAAAGTCCTGGCGAACTGGATCCGCAGCGGTCAGCTCAAGACGCCGATGGATGTCGTCGAAGGACTCGAGAACGCGCCCCAGGCCCTGATCGACCTGCTCCACGGAAAGAACCGGGGCAAGATGATGGTGCGGGTAGGTTGA
- a CDS encoding acyl-CoA dehydrogenase family protein — protein MARENNNRFKRELFDEDHEAVRNGFRRFLVKEVQPHYEQWERDGIIPHALFEALGEAGYLCMAVPEAYGGQGLADFRFSIVLTEECLALGMTSLASGIALVNDVALPYFLDYTNEEQKRRWFPGMVAGKLVTAIAMTEPSGGSDLAALRTTARLDGDAYVVNGSKTFITNGINADLVLTAVKTDVSNRHGGISLLVIERGMAGFERGRNLEKLGQHSQDTAELFFNDVRVPRSNLIGTENQGFVHMMTNLPQERLSIANSAVAASRAALEWTLAYVKERVAFGKPIGTFQHSRQVLAGIRTEVEIAQVFIDRCTGLHLKHELTAEQAAMAKWWCTDLQGRVMDQCLQLFGGYGYMTEFPIARAWADARIMRIFGGTNEIMKEIIGKAEGLSG, from the coding sequence ATGGCTAGGGAAAACAACAACCGCTTCAAACGTGAGCTTTTCGACGAGGACCACGAGGCGGTTCGTAATGGTTTTCGCCGTTTTCTTGTCAAGGAAGTCCAGCCGCATTATGAACAGTGGGAGCGCGACGGCATCATCCCCCATGCCCTGTTCGAAGCCTTGGGCGAGGCAGGCTATCTGTGCATGGCGGTTCCGGAAGCGTATGGTGGCCAGGGCTTGGCCGATTTCCGCTTCAGCATCGTGCTCACCGAGGAATGCCTCGCCCTTGGGATGACCTCCCTGGCCTCGGGCATTGCCCTGGTGAATGACGTCGCCCTGCCTTACTTCCTGGATTACACCAATGAGGAGCAAAAGCGGCGCTGGTTCCCCGGCATGGTCGCCGGCAAGCTCGTCACTGCGATTGCCATGACCGAGCCCAGCGGCGGCTCCGATCTGGCGGCCCTGCGCACGACGGCGCGTCTCGACGGCGATGCCTACGTGGTGAACGGTTCGAAGACCTTCATCACCAATGGCATCAACGCCGACCTGGTGCTGACTGCGGTCAAGACCGACGTTTCGAATCGTCATGGCGGCATCAGCCTGCTCGTCATCGAACGCGGCATGGCGGGCTTCGAGCGCGGCCGCAATCTGGAAAAGCTGGGCCAGCATTCCCAAGATACCGCCGAGTTGTTCTTTAACGATGTGCGGGTACCGAGAAGCAACCTGATCGGCACGGAAAACCAGGGCTTCGTGCACATGATGACGAACCTGCCCCAGGAACGCCTCAGTATTGCCAATTCGGCCGTAGCCGCCTCCCGGGCCGCGCTGGAGTGGACGCTTGCCTACGTCAAGGAGCGCGTCGCCTTCGGCAAGCCCATTGGTACCTTCCAGCACTCGCGCCAGGTGCTTGCGGGCATCCGGACGGAAGTCGAGATTGCCCAGGTCTTCATCGATCGATGCACCGGCCTCCACCTGAAACACGAACTGACCGCGGAGCAGGCGGCGATGGCGAAATGGTGGTGCACGGATCTGCAGGGGCGGGTCATGGACCAGTGCCTGCAACTCTTCGGCGGCTACGGCTACATGACCGAATTCCCGATCGCCCGCGCCTGGGCGGATGCGCGGATCATGCGGATCTTCGGTGGCACCAACGAGATCATGAAGGAAATCATCGGCAAGGCGGAAGGCCTGTCGGGTTGA